One region of Chryseobacterium sp. SORGH_AS_0447 genomic DNA includes:
- a CDS encoding DUF421 domain-containing protein: MSIQLDFRKIFIGDLSFGFAAEIIIRTLLMFSMVLLVLRLTGKKGVRQLSIFEVAIIIAMGSAAGDPMFTKDAAIFVSLIVFAAIIILYRLITFWASKSEQFEKVIEGEPLYVIEEGRFVLLDNQSHTFAKDEFFAEMRQESIEHLGQIKTAILETNGNISFYYYPDEEVKYGLPVQPKKYDQKSVQIPTPGMYACTYCGTTEKLERGPAHCPSCKRNEWVTAINPVRIT; this comes from the coding sequence ATGTCTATACAACTGGATTTTAGAAAAATTTTTATCGGTGACCTCAGTTTCGGTTTTGCTGCGGAAATTATCATCAGAACCCTGCTGATGTTCAGCATGGTACTTTTGGTATTGCGTCTTACGGGGAAAAAGGGTGTACGGCAGCTGTCAATTTTTGAGGTAGCGATTATCATCGCCATGGGTTCCGCCGCCGGTGATCCGATGTTTACAAAAGATGCCGCAATTTTTGTTTCATTAATCGTTTTTGCGGCAATCATTATTCTATACCGTTTAATTACTTTCTGGGCCAGCAAAAGCGAACAGTTTGAAAAAGTAATTGAAGGAGAGCCGCTCTATGTAATTGAAGAAGGCCGATTTGTTTTACTGGATAATCAGAGCCACACTTTTGCAAAGGATGAATTTTTCGCAGAGATGAGACAGGAAAGCATAGAACATTTGGGCCAAATCAAAACAGCCATTCTGGAAACCAACGGCAACATCAGCTTTTATTATTATCCTGATGAAGAAGTAAAATACGGGTTGCCCGTACAGCCTAAAAAATATGATCAGAAATCGGTACAGATTCCTACCCCCGGGATGTATGCCTGCACCTATTGCGGCACTACGGAAAAACTGGAAAGAGGCCCGGCACACTGCCCGTCGTGCAAAAGAAACGAATGGGTAACTGCCATCAATCCGGTTAGAATTACTTAA
- a CDS encoding Ig-like domain-containing protein, producing the protein MSLSLDAQQAVSRIYSDFGGFWDSSSTIQPDNSHNLLAFRWDADGSGTLHAPITYSTGVNDAALTTGGVTFQAGTFISLPIYNIPTPGGSTFIGVGKMYGGNGNVSPVPVNNNMVEYLSDGVNGLGLGSAIFNIPQGSSISLNTMGIVAASIGDGVPDLIFTQMGNPSSANDTYHFEDVNGNIVGTTYSVAFSNVPSIGRACWKFYNANVNPPAYNAGTSSGCERDIRVLAADWSEFGITSANYQQAVKLIQSFSGTSDLAFIGAYNKESITFAASITGSVFNDNNAGTPDGNGIGAVALKLFSNNTEIRNTVTNASGFYFFDNINTNTNQGPYRVDVVSPSGFQVVGNSAGTTSASLSVTLSNSTSTGNNFGINQPPVAGNDHLSVEKNNAKTFLLTGNDSDPNSGTLVPASINLLPPSGAGNLVYSNGLVKGFSVNGQGTWQVDNSGLLTFTPVTNFFNSTAPFGYTIKDAANLTSNQATVTTAVDYCTKPGLTGTPDTYADLGISTHALRYKNWPVGPGISNGGVPNGALALESSDKGFVITRVADTSVITAPVKGMVVYDRSAQCIKLYNGSAWNCIKRSCND; encoded by the coding sequence ATGTCCCTATCTCTCGATGCCCAACAGGCAGTTTCCAGAATTTATTCAGATTTCGGTGGTTTTTGGGACAGTTCCAGTACCATACAACCCGATAACAGCCACAACCTCCTTGCTTTCCGATGGGATGCAGACGGAAGCGGAACGCTTCACGCGCCTATTACGTATAGTACCGGGGTGAATGATGCTGCGCTCACTACGGGCGGAGTGACATTCCAGGCCGGAACTTTCATCTCGCTTCCGATCTACAATATTCCTACGCCGGGGGGCAGCACTTTTATCGGAGTTGGAAAAATGTACGGAGGAAACGGCAACGTTTCACCGGTGCCCGTAAACAACAATATGGTGGAGTATCTTTCAGACGGAGTAAACGGGCTCGGGCTGGGCTCTGCGATTTTCAATATTCCCCAGGGTTCAAGCATCAGCCTGAATACGATGGGTATTGTGGCCGCCTCGATAGGGGATGGTGTGCCGGATCTTATTTTTACCCAGATGGGGAATCCGTCCTCTGCCAATGATACCTATCATTTTGAAGATGTCAACGGAAATATTGTAGGAACTACTTATTCGGTTGCTTTCAGCAATGTTCCGAGCATCGGAAGGGCATGCTGGAAATTCTATAATGCCAATGTGAATCCGCCTGCGTATAATGCCGGGACTTCTTCCGGTTGTGAAAGGGATATCAGGGTACTGGCTGCAGACTGGTCGGAATTCGGTATTACCTCCGCAAATTATCAGCAGGCCGTAAAGCTTATCCAGTCCTTTTCAGGGACATCGGATCTTGCTTTTATCGGAGCTTATAATAAGGAATCAATTACTTTCGCAGCCAGTATTACGGGAAGCGTGTTTAATGATAACAATGCCGGAACTCCGGATGGAAACGGCATCGGAGCAGTTGCGCTTAAGCTTTTCAGCAATAATACCGAAATCAGAAACACGGTAACCAATGCGTCGGGATTTTATTTTTTTGATAATATCAATACCAATACCAACCAGGGACCATACCGGGTAGATGTAGTGAGCCCATCAGGGTTTCAGGTAGTGGGGAACAGCGCAGGAACTACTTCTGCCAGCCTTTCCGTTACTTTAAGCAACAGTACGTCCACCGGTAACAATTTCGGAATCAATCAGCCGCCGGTAGCAGGCAACGATCACTTGTCCGTAGAAAAAAACAATGCTAAAACCTTTTTGCTTACCGGGAACGATTCGGATCCCAATTCCGGAACACTTGTTCCGGCTTCCATTAATTTATTACCGCCTTCGGGTGCAGGTAATCTGGTTTACAGCAACGGTTTGGTCAAAGGATTCAGTGTAAATGGTCAGGGAACATGGCAGGTGGATAACAGCGGACTGCTTACTTTCACCCCGGTTACCAATTTCTTTAATTCTACGGCTCCTTTCGGCTATACGATTAAAGATGCGGCCAACTTAACGAGCAATCAGGCAACCGTTACCACAGCGGTCGATTACTGTACAAAACCTGGGTTAACCGGAACTCCCGATACATATGCGGATTTAGGAATATCTACTCATGCATTACGATACAAAAACTGGCCGGTAGGTCCTGGCATCAGCAACGGTGGTGTTCCGAACGGTGCTTTGGCATTGGAATCATCAGATAAGGGCTTTGTCATTACCAGGGTAGCGGATACTTCCGTTATTACAGCTCCGGTAAAAGGAATGGTAGTGTACGACCGCAGTGCACAGTGTATAAAACTCTACAACGGATCGGCTTGGAACTGTATAAAACGAAGCTGTAATGACTAA
- a CDS encoding response regulator transcription factor has protein sequence MKTIFIVEDETGIRDALQLLLSFENYDVRSFSTAEAFNKRDKSVVPDIFILDVRLPDGLGTDLCNELKADPLTSNTPVMIISAHAKEAHVINSCEADVFVSKPFDIDDVIVKIENLIGNLQKS, from the coding sequence ATGAAAACAATTTTTATCGTTGAAGATGAGACAGGCATCAGAGATGCATTGCAGTTGCTCCTGTCATTTGAAAACTATGATGTGCGTTCTTTTTCCACTGCGGAAGCGTTCAATAAAAGAGATAAATCCGTAGTTCCGGATATATTCATCCTGGATGTAAGATTGCCTGACGGCTTGGGAACTGATCTGTGCAATGAGCTGAAAGCAGATCCCCTGACATCAAATACTCCTGTTATGATCATCAGTGCGCACGCCAAGGAAGCCCATGTCATTAATTCCTGTGAAGCAGATGTATTCGTATCAAAACCTTTTGACATTGATGACGTAATCGTTAAAATTGAAAACCTGATTGGCAATCTTCAGAAAAGCTGA
- a CDS encoding LacI family DNA-binding transcriptional regulator, translating to MKRVTIKDIAEMLNISVSTVSRALKDHPDISHAVKVRVKETAATFNYVPNDFAINFRKKSSKVIGLIIPEMSMFFIPSIIKGISSVLHREGYHFFVLSSEESLSMEEENIITCINSRVDGILISLTRHTKDLSHLQKIKEIEVPAVIFDKTIPQSFFEEIIFDNKMYAEAAAEKLIDSGCKKILAIFGDENLEITQARRDFFLQKISIHPEIEYKVIYCESADNVKEKLNIILDYETFDGYFAMSDETLAGLHSSLIKKKVQTSAVKVVAITEGILPKYLDESYECVINDGFSMGTMAAMKLLNLIKNRNTVMAEK from the coding sequence ATGAAAAGAGTCACTATAAAAGATATTGCTGAAATGCTTAATATCAGCGTTTCCACGGTATCCCGAGCCCTTAAAGATCACCCTGATATCAGCCATGCCGTAAAGGTGCGGGTAAAGGAAACAGCGGCTACTTTTAATTATGTTCCCAACGATTTTGCTATCAATTTCCGGAAAAAGTCTTCTAAAGTTATCGGCCTGATTATTCCGGAAATGTCGATGTTTTTTATTCCTTCAATTATTAAAGGAATATCTTCCGTTCTTCACCGGGAAGGATATCATTTCTTTGTGCTTTCGTCAGAGGAATCCCTCAGCATGGAGGAAGAAAATATCATTACCTGCATCAACTCAAGGGTCGACGGGATCCTGATTTCACTTACCAGGCATACCAAAGACCTTTCGCACCTTCAGAAAATAAAGGAAATTGAAGTTCCCGCCGTTATTTTCGATAAGACAATTCCGCAAAGCTTTTTTGAAGAGATTATTTTTGACAATAAAATGTATGCGGAAGCGGCGGCTGAAAAGCTGATTGATAGCGGCTGTAAAAAGATCCTTGCCATTTTCGGAGACGAAAATCTTGAAATTACCCAGGCAAGACGGGATTTTTTCCTGCAAAAGATAAGTATACATCCGGAAATTGAATATAAAGTTATTTATTGTGAATCGGCTGATAATGTAAAGGAAAAATTAAACATCATTCTGGATTACGAAACCTTCGACGGCTATTTTGCCATGAGCGACGAAACACTCGCCGGACTTCACAGCTCCCTTATCAAAAAGAAAGTACAGACTTCCGCTGTAAAAGTCGTGGCGATTACCGAAGGGATCCTTCCCAAATATCTGGACGAATCGTATGAATGCGTCATTAACGACGGCTTCAGTATGGGAACAATGGCAGCAATGAAACTTCTGAACCTGATAAAAAACAGAAATACCGTTATGGCTGAAAAATAG
- a CDS encoding TonB-dependent siderophore receptor, with amino-acid sequence MESKIFTRLLIFGAMNTAAFMFSQSTENDTITRGKAIDEVVVTGNANPKASIKTSTSISTLKMKDIENAAPRTTAEIFRTIPGIRSESSGGEGNSNITVRGVPVSAGGSRYLLIQEDGLPVMQFGDIAFGTQDQFTRFDSFVSRVEALRGGSASVFASNSPAGIINFITKTGEKEGGSITQQMGLNYKNYRTDFDYGTRIAEGTYAAVGGFYRIGDGPRKTGFNSNNGGQFRLSLLKKFDRGSFRVYAKFLDDRTAAYMPMPVSVTGSDSDPKWSSLPSYNILTGALQTINLQHDRTLGNDGNISNSDIADGMHSISKTIGAEFNYDLGEGWKFDEKIRYSANNGQFIAPFPASVSKGSDFFTAGNFTNFGSAVYAGTNTPVDMNAYYMKLALFNVKLNNFNNFVNDFSISKKWDGVKFNAGLYKSTQNINMSWEWNNYIQEVSDNNARLVDVKNTSGTLITDHGLLNYGMKDWGNLKRDYNTKYDITAPHAQVEINATDKLTIDAGARYDIGKVTGYFSGANVTYTSRDMNGNGVIDIPEQMVGSNDNIIVPVNYRYGIFGYSVGANYALNNKNAVFARVSQGGSASADRILFSGYNYTNNDDPALDAVKVNKVNQVEAGYKLRGAGYFLNTTLFYAGTKEANYEATTQRKTENKYQSLGVELDGYYRISKSFDVKAGLTYTHAEIKNALDPTIIGNMPRRTPKFMYSVNPNFNMDKLNIGFYLIGATKAYTQDSNKLMMPGYAIVNPYVSYQVMKNLSVSVNANNVFNTIAVTEAEEGSIVGGNGIVRARTLPGSTYSASVKFDF; translated from the coding sequence ATGGAATCAAAAATTTTTACCAGACTGCTGATTTTCGGTGCGATGAATACCGCCGCATTTATGTTCTCCCAGAGTACGGAAAATGATACAATTACTAGAGGCAAAGCCATCGACGAGGTGGTGGTTACCGGAAATGCAAATCCGAAAGCCTCCATCAAAACCAGTACTTCGATCTCTACTTTGAAGATGAAAGACATAGAAAATGCAGCACCGAGAACGACCGCAGAGATCTTCCGTACCATTCCGGGAATCCGTTCCGAATCTTCGGGAGGTGAAGGAAACTCGAACATTACCGTAAGAGGGGTTCCGGTTTCTGCAGGAGGTTCAAGATATTTGCTGATCCAGGAAGACGGGCTACCGGTAATGCAGTTTGGGGATATTGCTTTCGGTACCCAGGATCAGTTTACTAGATTTGATTCCTTTGTTTCCAGAGTAGAAGCCTTAAGAGGAGGTTCTGCATCCGTTTTTGCCAGCAATTCTCCGGCGGGGATTATTAATTTCATTACCAAAACAGGGGAGAAGGAAGGCGGAAGCATCACTCAGCAGATGGGCCTTAATTATAAGAATTACAGAACGGATTTCGATTACGGAACCCGGATCGCAGAAGGAACTTATGCAGCAGTGGGCGGATTCTACCGCATTGGTGACGGACCGAGAAAAACCGGATTCAATTCCAACAACGGAGGACAGTTCAGGCTTTCCTTACTTAAAAAATTCGATCGCGGAAGCTTCAGGGTGTATGCTAAATTTCTGGATGACCGAACCGCTGCTTACATGCCGATGCCAGTAAGCGTTACCGGATCAGATTCGGATCCGAAATGGTCTTCTTTACCAAGCTATAACATCCTTACTGGTGCTTTGCAGACGATCAATCTTCAGCATGACCGTACATTAGGAAACGACGGAAATATCTCTAACAGCGATATTGCAGACGGAATGCATTCCATTTCAAAAACCATCGGTGCCGAATTTAATTATGATTTAGGAGAAGGATGGAAGTTTGACGAAAAGATCCGCTATTCGGCCAATAACGGACAGTTCATTGCTCCTTTTCCTGCCAGTGTAAGCAAAGGAAGTGATTTCTTTACTGCAGGAAACTTTACCAATTTCGGAAGTGCTGTATACGCAGGAACCAATACGCCGGTGGACATGAATGCCTATTATATGAAATTGGCCCTGTTTAATGTAAAGCTTAACAATTTCAATAATTTTGTGAATGATTTCAGCATCAGCAAAAAATGGGATGGGGTAAAGTTCAACGCAGGATTGTACAAATCTACCCAGAACATTAACATGTCATGGGAGTGGAACAATTACATTCAGGAAGTAAGCGATAATAATGCAAGACTGGTAGATGTGAAAAATACATCAGGTACATTGATTACCGATCACGGTCTGCTGAACTACGGAATGAAAGACTGGGGCAACCTGAAAAGGGATTACAATACAAAATATGATATTACCGCTCCACACGCTCAGGTGGAAATCAACGCTACCGATAAACTGACGATTGATGCAGGCGCAAGATACGACATCGGAAAAGTAACAGGCTATTTCTCCGGCGCTAATGTAACTTACACGAGCCGTGATATGAACGGAAACGGAGTGATCGATATTCCTGAACAGATGGTGGGTTCAAACGATAACATCATCGTTCCTGTAAACTACCGCTATGGAATCTTCGGATATTCCGTAGGAGCGAACTATGCGCTGAACAATAAGAACGCCGTTTTTGCAAGAGTGAGCCAGGGAGGAAGCGCCTCGGCGGACCGGATTTTATTTTCCGGATACAACTATACCAATAACGATGATCCGGCACTGGATGCGGTAAAAGTAAATAAAGTAAACCAGGTGGAAGCGGGATACAAACTGAGAGGTGCAGGTTACTTCCTGAATACCACACTCTTCTATGCCGGGACAAAAGAAGCCAATTACGAAGCAACCACCCAGAGAAAAACGGAAAATAAATACCAGTCGCTGGGAGTGGAGCTTGACGGATATTACAGAATCAGCAAAAGTTTTGACGTAAAAGCAGGGCTTACTTATACCCATGCCGAAATCAAAAATGCGCTTGATCCTACCATTATCGGGAACATGCCGAGAAGAACACCGAAGTTTATGTATTCTGTAAATCCTAATTTCAATATGGATAAACTGAACATCGGATTCTATCTGATCGGTGCGACAAAAGCATACACCCAGGATTCCAACAAGCTGATGATGCCGGGCTACGCGATCGTAAACCCTTATGTTTCTTACCAGGTGATGAAAAATCTTTCCGTAAGCGTAAATGCGAACAATGTCTTTAATACCATCGCAGTTACGGAAGCAGAAGAGGGTTCTATCGTTGGCGGAAACGGTATCGTACGGGCCAGAACTCTTCCCGGAAGCACATACAGCGCAAGCGTAAAATTTGACTTTTAA
- a CDS encoding glycoside hydrolase 100 family protein has translation MFKQEAIEVIRKAITEEGILASAQQRDNYARVWARDSMMTGYAGILINDGEILAGLEKSILTLAKHQAENGQIPSNVVNGKASYGTHVGRTDATTWWIVTTCEYLKQPGKEVLKSQLQQPVYQALSCLKTWEYNQRGLVYSPLGGNWADEYVTSGYTLYDNVLRYWALKNAAEIYNDEKLKAEAVNTQQLIQENFYKTDSNSGKYHETAYAKTQAKPYFWASLNANGYDDRFDLAGNALAILLDFDLDFNAFSDFLESVHQEFNHWMLPVFYPVIYPGDDDWRLLENNYSYSFKNEPHHFHNGGSWPIFLGWLCLGLKRKGFHEIPGKILAQYEALMQEKGEHFREYYSTDKLLPLGTDQLCFSASGYLLMTN, from the coding sequence ATGTTTAAACAAGAAGCCATTGAAGTTATCAGAAAAGCCATTACCGAAGAAGGTATTCTGGCCTCTGCACAGCAGCGGGACAATTATGCGAGGGTATGGGCAAGAGATTCCATGATGACGGGATACGCAGGAATTCTGATCAACGACGGCGAAATTCTTGCCGGACTGGAAAAATCGATCCTTACTCTGGCCAAGCATCAGGCAGAAAACGGACAGATCCCTTCCAATGTGGTAAATGGCAAAGCAAGTTACGGAACGCACGTTGGCAGGACCGATGCAACGACCTGGTGGATCGTTACCACCTGCGAATACCTGAAGCAGCCAGGAAAAGAAGTTCTTAAAAGCCAGCTTCAGCAGCCGGTTTACCAGGCGCTTTCCTGCCTGAAAACCTGGGAATACAACCAGCGGGGACTCGTATACAGCCCATTGGGCGGAAACTGGGCAGACGAGTACGTAACGTCCGGATATACTTTATACGATAATGTCCTGCGCTACTGGGCACTGAAAAATGCCGCAGAAATTTATAATGATGAAAAACTAAAGGCAGAGGCCGTAAACACACAACAACTGATACAGGAAAACTTTTATAAAACGGATTCTAATTCCGGAAAATACCATGAAACTGCATATGCCAAAACGCAGGCAAAGCCTTATTTCTGGGCTTCCCTGAATGCCAATGGCTACGACGACCGGTTCGACCTGGCCGGAAATGCCCTGGCTATCCTCTTGGATTTTGACCTGGATTTTAATGCTTTTTCAGATTTTCTGGAATCGGTGCATCAGGAATTCAACCACTGGATGCTGCCTGTTTTTTATCCGGTTATTTACCCGGGGGATGACGACTGGCGGCTACTGGAAAACAACTACAGCTACAGTTTCAAGAACGAACCACATCATTTCCATAACGGAGGATCGTGGCCGATCTTTCTGGGCTGGCTCTGTCTCGGGCTTAAAAGAAAAGGGTTTCATGAGATTCCCGGAAAAATCCTGGCTCAATACGAAGCACTGATGCAGGAGAAAGGAGAGCATTTCAGGGAATATTATTCTACAGATAAATTACTGCCGTTAGGAACGGATCAGCTGTGCTTTTCAGCATCAGGATATCTTTTGATGACAAACTAA
- a CDS encoding uridine kinase, with the protein MIGDIIELEERHLAPAREIIAKLKESFSFGSKPKIAIGIAGESGSGKSVTAFALQKVLEEEQVKSVIIQMDDYFKLPPRTNHENRLKSLENVGIHEVDLEKLAQNMSAFKNEAAEIEKPLVSYNENTIGTEKFDASEYDVVIVEGTYILELNGFDFKIFIDRNYKDTYENRMKRNRDEQSDFVEKVLEIEHQIIRNFKNNADLILGKNYELVNPTL; encoded by the coding sequence ATGATAGGTGATATTATAGAATTGGAAGAAAGACATCTGGCACCTGCCAGAGAAATCATAGCTAAATTAAAAGAAAGTTTTTCATTTGGAAGTAAACCCAAAATAGCCATAGGCATTGCAGGGGAAAGCGGAAGCGGAAAATCGGTGACGGCATTTGCCCTGCAGAAAGTCTTGGAAGAGGAACAAGTAAAAAGCGTCATTATACAAATGGACGACTATTTTAAACTTCCTCCGAGAACCAACCACGAAAACCGGCTGAAGTCTCTTGAGAATGTCGGGATTCATGAAGTGGATCTGGAAAAGCTTGCCCAGAATATGAGTGCTTTCAAAAACGAAGCGGCTGAAATTGAAAAGCCATTGGTCAGTTATAACGAAAATACCATCGGAACGGAAAAATTCGATGCGTCGGAATATGATGTCGTGATTGTGGAAGGAACCTATATTTTAGAATTGAACGGATTTGATTTTAAAATCTTTATCGACCGAAATTACAAAGACACTTACGAAAACCGGATGAAAAGGAACCGTGACGAGCAAAGTGATTTTGTAGAAAAAGTATTGGAAATCGAACATCAGATTATCCGGAATTTCAAAAATAATGCGGATCTTATCCTCGGAAAAAACTATGAACTTGTAAACCCGACTTTATGA
- a CDS encoding MFS transporter has protein sequence MNAKRIIPRLSFWQIWNMNVGFFGIQYSFGLQQTAVNPIYSFLGAHAEQLPILNLAGPITGLLIQPLIGAISDKTWSPKWGRRKPFFLLGALFCSIALFLFPFSSSIWMAAGLLWILDAANNTAMEPYRAFIGDKLPEEQQTFGFQMQSLFVGAGITLANLSLFAFQKYFGGNAANGGIPVWVYYSFFLGSFCSIASVAWSVYKTPEIPPTEEELTALKKAKEESTFITPFVEIAVAIKEMPKILWQLALVYLFQWYALFVYWQFITPMLKWSLYGISEADEIKANGLVESAKKGISVAASDITWAKHVLHQVEVAVGQTGLMNGSYNIVTMVSALLLVPFANKFTSKNTYIFCLILTGFGLMTLPFIKNEYLILLPMVALGIGWASMMGLPYSMVSPSIHHSKRGIYMGVINMMIVIPMLIQTLSFGYIFNNFLGSNPSSAIIMAGILFVIAGACVFVMRPHLIKEKFV, from the coding sequence ATGAATGCAAAAAGAATCATTCCCCGCCTGAGCTTCTGGCAAATCTGGAATATGAATGTCGGATTTTTCGGTATTCAGTACAGCTTTGGGCTGCAGCAGACCGCGGTTAATCCCATTTATTCTTTTCTGGGAGCCCACGCCGAACAGTTGCCGATCCTCAACCTGGCCGGCCCGATTACCGGCCTGCTTATCCAGCCTTTGATTGGTGCCATCAGCGATAAAACATGGAGCCCAAAATGGGGGCGCCGGAAACCGTTCTTTTTGCTGGGAGCCCTTTTCTGCAGCATTGCGCTGTTTCTGTTTCCGTTCAGTTCCTCGATCTGGATGGCTGCAGGGCTGTTGTGGATTCTGGATGCCGCCAACAATACCGCAATGGAGCCTTACCGTGCCTTTATCGGAGACAAGCTTCCGGAAGAGCAGCAGACTTTCGGTTTCCAGATGCAGAGTTTATTTGTGGGTGCGGGAATTACTTTGGCCAACCTTTCGCTGTTTGCTTTTCAGAAATATTTCGGAGGCAATGCAGCAAACGGAGGTATTCCGGTTTGGGTGTATTATTCGTTTTTCCTGGGGTCTTTCTGTTCGATCGCTTCCGTTGCATGGTCGGTGTATAAAACTCCCGAGATTCCGCCGACGGAAGAAGAGCTTACCGCATTAAAAAAAGCAAAAGAAGAAAGTACCTTCATTACCCCTTTTGTAGAAATTGCAGTTGCCATCAAAGAAATGCCCAAAATTTTATGGCAGCTGGCCCTGGTATATCTCTTTCAGTGGTATGCGCTTTTTGTTTACTGGCAATTTATTACCCCAATGCTGAAGTGGTCGTTATATGGTATTTCGGAAGCAGATGAAATAAAGGCAAACGGTTTAGTGGAAAGTGCCAAAAAGGGAATTTCTGTAGCGGCTTCCGATATCACCTGGGCCAAGCATGTGCTTCATCAGGTGGAAGTAGCGGTAGGACAAACCGGACTGATGAACGGTTCGTATAATATTGTGACGATGGTTTCGGCTTTGCTCCTGGTTCCTTTTGCCAATAAGTTCACTTCAAAAAACACCTATATTTTCTGCCTGATCCTTACCGGTTTCGGTTTGATGACCCTGCCGTTTATTAAAAATGAATACCTGATTCTCCTTCCGATGGTCGCATTGGGCATCGGCTGGGCTTCAATGATGGGATTGCCATATTCTATGGTTTCCCCATCGATCCACCACAGCAAAAGAGGAATTTATATGGGAGTGATTAATATGATGATCGTTATCCCGATGCTGATCCAGACATTGTCTTTCGGATATATTTTCAATAATTTCCTGGGCAGTAATCCTTCTTCAGCGATTATAATGGCAGGTATATTATTTGTCATCGCCGGAGCTTGTGTTTTTGTCATGCGGCCTCATCTGATAAAAGAAAAATTTGTTTAA